ATCTACTGCAACACTCCTCGGCAATTCGTCACCTGCAGCAGCGCACGCTACGGCCGGTCAGCGAGTTCTTCTACCGCACCTCGTACAAACGCCGCGCAGCACAGCACCTGCAACCTGCTTCGAACTCCAAGGTGCAGAAGGTGCTTCGCTATATCGCGGCCGGCCTATTCATCGGCATCGTGCTGTTTGCAGCGACCCATGCCATCGTCCTGTTGCGCGAGGTGCAGCCGCGACAGATCGGAATGATCTTCCTCGGTGCCGGAGCAACCTTTCTGCGTGTCTTTGCTGCGTTGCTGATCGGTTCCGCATGGACCATCCCCGCCGGTGTAGCAATCGGCCTGCATCCGCGCCTGGCCCGCATTGCACAACCCCTGGCGCAGATCGCGGCATCTGTGCCGGCGACCGCCGTCTTCCCGGTGTTACTGCTTGCGATCGTGAAGGCAGGCGGCGGACTGGGCATTGGATCCATCGCGCTGATGCTGTTGGGCACACAGTGGTACATCCTGTTCAACGTCATCGCTGGAGCGATCGCCATTCCGAGCGATCTGCGCGAGGTGGGCCGCCTCTTCCGATTCTCGACGGTCGAAAAGTGGAAGGTGATTATTCTGCCGTCGATCTTCCCTTACCTGATCACCGGCCTGGTGACAGCATCCGGCGGCGCATGGAATGCGTCCATCGTGGCGGAGTACTTCCGGTTAAAGAATCAGACCTTGTCCACCTTCGGCCTGGGAGCGCAGATCTCCGCGGCGACGGATGCCGGCCAGTTCCCGGTTCTGCTATGGGCGACGATCGTAATGGCGTTGATTGTCGTAACCATCAACCGGCTGCTGTGGCGGCCGATCTACCGGATTGCGGAGACCCGCTACAGACTCAGCGCGTAGAAAAACGGCCTTCGGCCGCTTTTCAGTTGCTGGTTGCTAGTTGCTAGTGTCCTGAGTTTAAAGTTCGCACCATCAATGCCAAAGTGTAGACGACGACATTCTGGGTGTTCCATCAACTAGCAACCAGAAACCAGTAACTAGGAACTAGTTTGGGTACTTCACGGCACATCCATAGGGCCGCGTTGATGTTACAGCAACCGGCTGACCAGCCATTGCCGCAGTCAAAGCATCGTTGAGATAGTTCTTCGCGCCCTTGAGCGTCGCCGGATCGGGCGACGGTTTATCATCGATCGCTCCCATGTACACGAGCTTTCCCTGTGGATCGATCACGAACATATGGGGTGTCGTCTTCGCGTCGTATAGATGGCCGATAGAGCCCGATGGATCGAGAACAACTGCCGAGGCAGCAACCTTCATCTTCCTGATGTACTCATTCTCCTGCGGTGCGGTGACATATCCCTGCTCTCCAGGAGCCGACGAGATAATACTCAGCCAAACCACACCTTTATCCGTCCATTGCTTCTGCAGGGCTTCCATGTTGCCGCTCTCGTAGTGCTTTCGCTCGAACGGACATCCCTGGTTATGCCACTCAAGCACGACCCACTTGCCCTTGTACTGTGAGACCGACTGGGTTTTGCCGTTGGAGTCCGTTCCCTTGAAGTCCGGAGCGCTCTCCCCCGGCTTCACAGCCATCGCAGGCAGCGTCAATCCCGCTGCCAGGCCCAGTACCACTAGTCGACGAGCTATCATACGCACCTCCGCGTGCCCAATATTCTGCTCTGGAGGCGGCAGGTCCGGCAAATCCCTGAGGTGGGGCCTGTCCTAGTACACTGAAAGTATGGAGCTTACTATTTACTCCGCCGGCTGGTGCCGGGACTGCCGCGAAGCCAAGCGCTTCCTCACCAAGCACAATATCCCCTTTACCGAGATCGACATTGAAAGCACTCCCGGAGCTTCGGACGAAGTGATCCGCAATGTTGGCAAACGCGCCATTCCGCAGTTCGTAATCAACGGGAAGTGGATTCAACCCTACCGCCCGGGCGAAGGCTTCCTGCACGACGAGATGTCCGAGCTCTTCGGCGTTACAGGCTGAGTTCGCCTCTTTAGAGCATTTTCCCTGTTGCTGGGTAGCCCGAAAGAGGAGTGCAGCGGCGTTTTCATTGCGGAAAACGCCCTTAGATGCGGAAGCCCTACACCACACCTACAGGGAAAATGCTCCGCCGTCGTCTATCCATTCCACGCGGCAGCTCTCGCAATGCCAGCGGTCACTGGGTACAGGTACCGGAAAACCGAGCCAGAGCAGGAAATAGCTCCAGCCTTTGCGGATGCCTGGATGGGAGACATCGAGAGAACCGCAATGTGGGCATCGAGGCTGCGGTTCAGGCTCTTCTCCATCCGCGACGTCCAGCTCTTCCGGAATGGGTGCGGCCAACAATTCCCTCGCCCTCTCGAGATCAGCAGGCGCCACCTGTAGACGAATCCAGCCGATGAACTGCGAGTAGCCCCAGTCCATCCGGACAAAGTTTTCGTCCTGCAGAAAACACTGGATGCCATCGCTCTCCAACAAACTGCGCGCGATCATAGCAGCGGTCAGATCGCGAAACTTCTCGACATTTACCAGAGCTTCGGCCATGTGCCGCCCATCTTACCCGAGGACCCTCGCCCTACTGACATATCTCGGCCCGAAGCTTATTTGCTCATGACCTTTTCCAGAGCCTGCTTGATCTGGGGACCGACGCGATCCAGCTCCAGGAGGTGCCGATCAACAAGGCGCATGAGGATGCGCTCTCCGCGTGGCGTAAGCTTCAACACAACTCTGCGGGCATCAATCAGATCACGCTTGCGAAGCAAGAGCCCTTCTTCGACGGCACGGCCAACCAGCTCCACCGCGGAGTTGTGCTTCAGGTACATCCGTTCGGCAACGTAGGCTATTGTTGGCTCCGTTGCCGCAAAGACAACCTGCATAAGCTGGTATTGCTGGGCATGAATTCCCTCTTCCGCAGCGGCTTCCTCACTGAAGAAGAGAAAGCCGCGCAGGGTGTGGCGGAACTCGACCAGGCGTTCAAAGCGATTCGCGTTCATGTTTATATCGTATCACGATATTTAAAAACAGTTGCCAGTTTACAGTTTCCAGTTGACGAGCTACGGCATGGGCGCGCCCTGCATTCTCAACACACCAGCTCAGGCAACCCATCGCTGTATCGCTAGTCCAAACTGGCAACTGGCAACTGGCAACTGGCAACTGGCAACTGGCAACTGGCAACTGGCAACTGGCAACTGGCAACTGGCAACTGGCAACTGGCAACTGGCAACTGGCAACTGGCAACTGGCAACTGGCAACTGGCAACTGGCAACTGGCAACTGGCAACTGGCAACTGGCAACTGGCAACTGGCAACTGGCAACTGGCTCTCCGGTAAACTAGTGTTTTCAGGGAGAATTTCACGGAATGATCGCGCGCTATACCCGCCCGGAGATGGGCAAGATCTGGTCTGACGAGAGCAAGTTTGGCTCCTGGCTGAAGGTGGAGCTGGCGGCCACAGATGTACTGGCCGAGCATGGCATTGTTCCCAAAGAGGCTGCCGTTGAGCTGCGCGCCAAGGCGAAGTTCGATGTCGACCGCATCCGTGAGATCGAGCTGGATACGCGCCATGACGTCATTGCGTTTACGACCAACGTCGCCGAGAACGTAGGGCCTGCCTCGCGCTGGCTGCACTATGGCCTGACCTCGACCGATGTAGTCGATACCGCTCAGGCGCTGCAACTGGCCGCCGCCAATGCGATTCTCCGCGAGGGCATCCTGAAGCTGATCCTGGTGCTGAAGCGCCGCGCGCTCGAGTTCAAGCACACGCCCATGATCGGCCGCACGCACGGCGTCCACGCCGAGCCGACGACTTATGGCCTGCGTCTGTTGCTCTGGTACGCCGAGATGCATCGCAACCTCAAGCGCTTCGACGCGGCAGCGGAAGATATGCGTGTCGGCAAGCTTTCGGGCGCCGTCGGCAGCTTCGGCCACCTGAAGCCAGAGCATGAAGAGCGCATCTGCGCGTCTCTTGGTTTGCAGTCTGCTTCGGTTTCGACTCAGGTGCTGCAACGCGACCGCCACGCCGCCTATATCGCCACGCTAGCCGTCATTGCGAGCACCCTGGACAAGATCGCGCTTGATATCCGTCATCTGCAGCGCACGGAGGTGCGCGAGGCAGAGGAGTTCTTCTCTGCCAAACAGAAGGGGTCGAGCGCCATGCCGCACAAGCGCAATCCCATCACCTGCGAGAACATCTGCGGCCTGGCTCGCGTGATCCGCGGCAATGCGCAGGTCGCGCTGGAGAACGTGGCCCTATGGCACGAACGGGATATCTCCCACTCGTCGGCCGAACGCGTCATTTTGCCCGATACGACCATCGCCCTCGACTACATCCTGGATAAGACCTCCAACCTGATCGACAAGCTGCTGGTCTACCCGCACCGTATGATGAAGAACCTGGAGCTGACGGGCGGTCTGGTCTTCTCTGGCCAGCTTCTGTTGGATCTGGCGGAGTCCGGAATGCTGCGTGAGGATGCTTACAAGCTGGTCCAGTCGCATGCAATGGCCGCATGGGCAAGCGAAGGTGAAGGCCCCACGTTCAAGGACAGGATTGCCACCGATCCTGAGGTCACCAAGCGTCTGTCACCGGAGAAGATTGCACTGGCATTTACCTTTGAGCGGCAGCTTGCGAATGTAGACACAATCTTCGAGCGTGTATTAAGCGAACATGCTTAGATATGGCGCGGATCTGGGTTGAACGTTCCAAGTATCAGCGGTCGATGCCAATGGGCTGGACTCGATTCCAAGAGAGACCTCGTTCACCCCATGACTTCCGCGGACTTGAAACCTGGTACGTCCGCGTATGTTCCTTTACGTTTCGATTTACAAACATCCAACAACT
This genomic window from Terriglobus albidus contains:
- the purB gene encoding adenylosuccinate lyase; this translates as MIARYTRPEMGKIWSDESKFGSWLKVELAATDVLAEHGIVPKEAAVELRAKAKFDVDRIREIELDTRHDVIAFTTNVAENVGPASRWLHYGLTSTDVVDTAQALQLAAANAILREGILKLILVLKRRALEFKHTPMIGRTHGVHAEPTTYGLRLLLWYAEMHRNLKRFDAAAEDMRVGKLSGAVGSFGHLKPEHEERICASLGLQSASVSTQVLQRDRHAAYIATLAVIASTLDKIALDIRHLQRTEVREAEEFFSAKQKGSSAMPHKRNPITCENICGLARVIRGNAQVALENVALWHERDISHSSAERVILPDTTIALDYILDKTSNLIDKLLVYPHRMMKNLELTGGLVFSGQLLLDLAESGMLREDAYKLVQSHAMAAWASEGEGPTFKDRIATDPEVTKRLSPEKIALAFTFERQLANVDTIFERVLSEHA
- a CDS encoding ABC transporter permease — its product is MIQLPAGFHLRRDTLARSVVVRRSWPVFLDLCVAGLLLACFYAVVQIARYWNSTPRTDFAISLSPHALPMYAFFSIVRIGFAYVLSLAFALTYGYIAAYTPRLEGLMLACLDILQSIPVLSFLPGVMLAMVALVPGHQLGIEMGAIILIFTGQAWNIAYSFYASLKAIPRELTEAARIYNFSPMQRFFHLELPFATIGLIWNSMVSVAGGWFFLMACEMFILGSRDFRLPGLGSYLQTAAASGDFRAITYGLLTMIAIIVATDQLLWRPLIAWSDKFKFEQTESSNRVSSPLLHLLQHSSAIRHLQQRTLRPVSEFFYRTSYKRRAAQHLQPASNSKVQKVLRYIAAGLFIGIVLFAATHAIVLLREVQPRQIGMIFLGAGATFLRVFAALLIGSAWTIPAGVAIGLHPRLARIAQPLAQIAASVPATAVFPVLLLAIVKAGGGLGIGSIALMLLGTQWYILFNVIAGAIAIPSDLREVGRLFRFSTVEKWKVIILPSIFPYLITGLVTASGGAWNASIVAEYFRLKNQTLSTFGLGAQISAATDAGQFPVLLWATIVMALIVVTINRLLWRPIYRIAETRYRLSA
- a CDS encoding glutaredoxin family protein, translating into MELTIYSAGWCRDCREAKRFLTKHNIPFTEIDIESTPGASDEVIRNVGKRAIPQFVINGKWIQPYRPGEGFLHDEMSELFGVTG
- a CDS encoding MarR family winged helix-turn-helix transcriptional regulator, with the translated sequence MNANRFERLVEFRHTLRGFLFFSEEAAAEEGIHAQQYQLMQVVFAATEPTIAYVAERMYLKHNSAVELVGRAVEEGLLLRKRDLIDARRVVLKLTPRGERILMRLVDRHLLELDRVGPQIKQALEKVMSK
- a CDS encoding redoxin domain-containing protein gives rise to the protein MIARRLVVLGLAAGLTLPAMAVKPGESAPDFKGTDSNGKTQSVSQYKGKWVVLEWHNQGCPFERKHYESGNMEALQKQWTDKGVVWLSIISSAPGEQGYVTAPQENEYIRKMKVAASAVVLDPSGSIGHLYDAKTTPHMFVIDPQGKLVYMGAIDDKPSPDPATLKGAKNYLNDALTAAMAGQPVAVTSTRPYGCAVKYPN
- a CDS encoding DUF2007 domain-containing protein, which codes for MAEALVNVEKFRDLTAAMIARSLLESDGIQCFLQDENFVRMDWGYSQFIGWIRLQVAPADLERARELLAAPIPEELDVADGEEPEPQPRCPHCGSLDVSHPGIRKGWSYFLLWLGFPVPVPSDRWHCESCRVEWIDDGGAFSL